The nucleotide sequence AAGAATATGATATTTTAAATAAAAAGGTACAAGAAAATGTTAATGCTGCTCGTGTTGTAAAGGCTTATGTTAGACAAGATTTTGAAATAAATAAATTTAAAGATACATCAAGCAAAGTATATAACCTATATGCAAAAGCTGGTAAAGTGGTTTCATTTGATTATCTTGCTATGCAATTTACTATTTATACTGTTATACTTGCTATATTATTACTTGGTGGTAAAAATATAGTATATGGTAAAATGGCTTCTGGTGAACTTACTACATTAATAATATATGCTATTCAAATACTTATGGCATTAATGATGATGAGTTTTGTATTTGTTATGAATTTAATAGCTCAGGCTTCTATAGGAAGAATAACAGAAGTTTTAAATGAAACATCAGATATACAAAATCCTGAAAATCCTATCAAGGATATTAAAAATGGAGATATTTCATTTAAAGATGTTAGTTTTAGTTATTCAGGTATAGATGGTAATTTATCACTTAAAAATATTAATATTGATATAAAATCAGGTCAAACTATAGGAATAATAGGAGAAACAGGAAGTTCTAAATCTACTTTAGTTCAACTTATTCCTAGACTTTATGATGCAACTTATGGAAGTGTTGAAGTTGGTGGAATTGATGTTAAAAAATATGACCTTGAAACATTACGTGATGAAGTTTCTATGGTATTACAAAAAAACACTCTATTTACTGGAACTATAGAAGAAAATATAAAATGGGGAAATCCTAATGCAAGTATAGATGAGGTTATAAGAGTATCACGTCTTGCATGTGCTGATAATTTTATACAAGAATTCCCAGATAAATATAATACTCAAATAGTACAAGGTGGAAATAATGTATCAGGTGGACAAAAACAAAGAATTTGTATAGCACGTGCATTACTTAAAAAACCAAAAATCCTTATACTAGATGATTCAACATCTGCTGTTGATACAAAAACTGATTATTTAATAAGAAAAGCATTTAAAGAAGAAATCCCTGATACTACTAAAATTATTATAGCTCAAAGAATTTCATCTATAGAAGATGCTGATTTAATAATAGTACTTGATGATGGTCAAATAAATGGTATAGGAACTTCAAAAGAACTATTAGAAAATAACAAAATATTCCAAGATATATATAATTCTCAAGTAAAAGGTGGTGAATAAATTGAAAAAACCAGAAAATTCAAAAGCAGTTTTAAAAAGGTTAGCTAATTTTATATTATTAAAACATAAAAAGAAT is from Pseudostreptobacillus hongkongensis and encodes:
- a CDS encoding ABC transporter ATP-binding protein, with the protein product MNKTLLKSLREYKKESLLAPLFIVLEVLMEVLIPIQMARIIDKGITNQDMTYVFKTGFILVIIAMLALLFGVLSGRYASIASAGYSKNIRKDLFYKIQDFSFKNIDKFSTSSLVTRLTSDITNLQMAFMFNIRLLARTVCMMILPLFMILSINKKIALIFLIVVPILAIALGLIIKIAYPLYTQSFKEYDILNKKVQENVNAARVVKAYVRQDFEINKFKDTSSKVYNLYAKAGKVVSFDYLAMQFTIYTVILAILLLGGKNIVYGKMASGELTTLIIYAIQILMALMMMSFVFVMNLIAQASIGRITEVLNETSDIQNPENPIKDIKNGDISFKDVSFSYSGIDGNLSLKNINIDIKSGQTIGIIGETGSSKSTLVQLIPRLYDATYGSVEVGGIDVKKYDLETLRDEVSMVLQKNTLFTGTIEENIKWGNPNASIDEVIRVSRLACADNFIQEFPDKYNTQIVQGGNNVSGGQKQRICIARALLKKPKILILDDSTSAVDTKTDYLIRKAFKEEIPDTTKIIIAQRISSIEDADLIIVLDDGQINGIGTSKELLENNKIFQDIYNSQVKGGE